GTAGCCCTTCCAGGGCTCAAGGAAAACTGTCGCGCCCAGAGACTCGGCAATCTCCCGCGTGCGGTCGGTAGAGCCGGAGTCCAGCACGATGATCTCGCCGACGCCATCCGCTACCAGCGGGCGTACGCTCTCGAGCGTCGGGCGGATGTTGGCTTCCTCGTTGCACGTGATGAGGACGACCGAGAGCTTCACGCGCCCCAGCATACCGGGACGCCGGGGTATGGCAAAGGGGTTGACCCAACGCGGTGACGCCCCACGCGAGCATTACCGCCGCACGGCAATACCCTGCACCTCGAAGCGAGCGCCGAGGAGCAGAGGTCCGGAACCGACGAAGGCGCGGGCAGGGAAGTCCTTGCCGAAATGGGTTCGATACACCTGGTTGAACTGGCCCCACAGGGAGACGTCGGGGCAGAACACCTGCACGTAGACCAGGTCTTCCATCGTCATGCCGGCGCGGCCGAGCGTGGCCTTGAACTCTTCCAGCACCAGGCGGGCCTCTTCTTCCGCCGTCGCGGGCGGCTTCTGCGTCTTGGGGTCGAGGCCGATGTGGCCCGCGAGATAGAGCGTATCGCCGACCACGACGCCATTGCTGAAAGGAAAGTCGCCATCGGGTTTGAAGTAACGCCTCTCCGTTTTCGACCCGGAATCGGAAAACGCCAGCAGCGAAAACAAGGACAGAACGATCAGCCAGGCGAGCGGCGCGGTTGTGGAAAGCAGTCTCATGGAATGTCCTCCCGGGGACGGGCCAGCTTACACCGTGGCCGCCACACGAAAAAGAAAAGCCCGGCAGATCCCCCAGATGGGACTTGCCGGGCTGAGGTTACTGGGCTTGCGGCTTTGGCTGCTCTTCGACGCGGGGCGAGACGCCGGGCACCGAGGGCAGGGTGCGTACCATTCCGCTTTCGGCATCACCCAATTCAATGCGATTGCGGGTGAGCGTAGCAGCCGTCACACGGTCCAGTTCGACGCGGCTCTTCTCATAGGCTCCGTTGGCCGCCACCAGATTGGATTCGGCCTGTGCCAGATCGCGCTGCGCCTGCAGCACCTGGAAGTTGGTGGAGGCGCCGAGTGCGTATTTCTTCTGTTCGGCATCCAGCGATTCCTCCGCGAGTTGCACGCCCTTGCGCGCTGCTTCCACGCGCGCGCGGTTCTGTTGCACGGTGAACTGGGCGTTGCGGACCTCGATGCCTACCTGGTTCTCGAGCTGCTGCAGGCGAAGCTGAGCCTGGCGGTATTCCAGCTCCGAGCGCACCTGGTCGGCCTGCGCACCCCGATTGCGGATAGGGATGGTGATGTTCAACCCGACGGCATAATCGGGGTTATCGGCGTCAATCAGGCTGTGGAACGCGCTGTAAAAACCGGTGGTGGGGATGCTGCCGGGGGGGATGGTCACGTTGTTGGGGTTCTGCACTCCGGCCAGAGCGGAAGTGCCATACCAGGCCACGAAATCCACGGTGGGCAGCAGGGCATTGCGCGCCGACTTGATGCTGATTTCGCGGTTGGTGAGATCGATGCGCGCCTGCACTAGCTCCGGGCGACCCTGCTTGGCTTCGTGAACCAGATCCTCAATGGGCCCCACCGGCTCCTGCTCCGGCACCACCATGGTGTCGGTGGGGATGACGGGAGCGGCGGCGATGCGGGCTTCGCCCAAGTTGCGGGTGATGGCATTCTTGATCAGGAGTTGCTGCAGTTGCAGATTGGTCTGAGCCACGATCAACTCCTGGTTGCGGGTGGCCACTTCACTCTCGGCTCGCACGATCTCAATGGGCGCCAGGGTCCCGATCTCGACCTGCTTGCGGTTGTCTGACAAGGTCTTGTTGGCCAGGGCGAGGGACCGCTGCTTCACTTTGACGTCCTCATAAGCATTGACCAGGTCCCAATAAATATTCTGGATCTGGGAGACGGTGTTGATCACCTGGTTGCGGAAGGCCACGTCGGAAATCTCACGATTGTTCTTGGCGATGCGGATGAAGCGCGTATTCGGCCCCAGGCCGAACCCGGCGAGCAGCCGCTGGCGGATGCTCAGCCGGAAGGAGGTATTCACCTGCGGCACCAGAGTGGAGAACAAGCTGTTATTGGTCTGCCGGGAGTTGTCGAAGACCACCTGCATGGCGGTTCCGGTGTGGAACCCCTGGCTATAGGTGAAGTTGGCGGTGCCGGTATTCTGCTGGAAGCTGGGCACGCCGGTGGTGACGGTGTTGGAAAGCGGAAACGTGGCGTGGTTGATGTTAAGCGTCGCGCTCAGCGAGGGATCGAAGGAGTCGATGGCCGTTCCGGTGCCCACCGTGCTGGTCACCAAGCCGGCTGCACCGGTACCCGCCCCACCCGCGCCACCCGTGGTGCCGCCGGCGCCCGCGCCGGCCGCGCCGGTGCCAAAGCCGCCCACACCGCCTCCGGGGGTGCCTTGCACCAGGCCGGTAGCCACGCCGCGGGTGGCCTGGCCAGCCTTGGTGCGGAGGATGTCGGTATCGGCGATCTGGAGGTTATACCGGGCGATGGCCATGTCCAGGTTGTTCTCCAGCGCCAGCGCGATGGCATCGGCCAGCGACAGGCGGATCTCGCCGCCTACCATGAGTTGGTCGATGCGCTCGGTATTGGTCGTCCGCGGCTCCGGGACCCGGCGGGGAATATAGGGTCCTACAAAGTTGGGCAGATGCGAGCGTGGCTTGGAATAGTCGATTCGCTGTTCTTGCGCCGACGCCGCGACCGGCGTCAGCAGGGCCGCCACCAGGGCGGCCAAGAGTCCCCTCGAAAGACAAAAAGAAAGACGCATGCGCTTCTCTCCCTACCTTCTCGTGCTCCGGGCTTCCTCGTAGAGACTGCCGAAGTTCGAAATCGTCAACGGTTTATACGCAAATCGCAGCACCCGGGTTTCCGCTTTCTTCGAGGGAGCGGCTCTCCGCGGGCAGGCGTCTCCGGGACGAAAGTCCGATAGTATATCGCACAGCCGGGCCGGAATCGGACGAAGGACACGCAGCGGGAATGCGCAATTTCAAGCTTACTCTGGCGTACGATGGCGCCGAGTTCCACGGCTGGCAGGTGCAGCCGAGCCTGGCCACGGTGCAGGGCACACTGGCCGCCGCTTTGGAGCAGATTACCGGCGAGCGTGTCCTGCCCCAAGGGTCCGGCCGTACGGATGCCGGAGTGCACGCGCTGGAGCAGGTAGCTTCCGTGGCGTTGGAGTCGCCGATTCCGGCAGCCAACCTGCATAAAGCCCTGAACGACATCCTGCCGGCTGCGATCCGTGTACTCACTTCGGAAGAAGCGCCACCCCACTTCCATGCCCGCCACTCGGTCCAGGCTAAGACCTACCTCTATCGCATCCATCGCGGGTCAGTTTGTCCGCCTTTTCTGGCCCGCTACGTGTATCACCATCCCTTCCCGCTGGACGAGGAGGCCATGCGGCGAGCGGCTCGGTTGGTGGAGGGCGAGCACGACTTCACGTCCTTCGCCGCGGTAGATCCCGAGCGCGCGCATGAAGGGGAGGAAGCCTCTAACATCCGCACCATTCACTCTTCCGGATTCGAGCGCGAGGGCGAAGAATTGGTGTACAAGGTGCGTGGCAGCGGCTTCCTGCACCACATGGTGCGGAACCTGGTTGGAACTTTCCTGCTGGTCGGGAAAGGCTCCCTGGACGAAGCCGGTTTGCGCCGAATACTGGAGCTCAAGGACCGCAGCGCGGCCGGCGGGACGGCGCCTGCCAGCGGTTTGTACCTGGCAAGCGTGGAGTACTGAAACAAACCCGGCTTTTCTTGCACTCTCCGGTCCGTTTTGTGGTAACAGTAGAGGCCTACGCCAGTCCCCCCGAACTGGCCTTTATATCCGACCCCAGGCGATCTTAGGTTTTTTCGTGGCGTCAGAAGCGCAAATCACGCAGCGGGAGATCGTGTCGCGCAACCCCGCGACCGGTGAGGTCCTGGGGCGTTTCGACTGCGCCACCGTGGCCGATGTGCGTGCTGCGGTGTTGAACGCCCGCGACGCCCAGGCCGAATGGGGAGTGCTCCCTGCGCGGGAACGGCTGAAGGTACTTCGGCGTTTCCAGCGCCTTCTGCAGGAGGGCAAGACCGAGGTTGCCCAGCTCATCACCCGCGAGACCGGCAAGCCGTATGTGGAAGCCCTGCTGACCGAAGTGCTGGTGGTGCTCGACACCTGTCGATTCCTGGTGGAGAGCGGTCCCGCCATGCTGCGCGATGAGGCCGTCCCGCACGGCAACCTGATCATGAAGGCCAAAGTGGGCCAGGTCCGGCGCGAGCCTTGGGGTGTAGTGGGCGTGATCTCGCCCTGGAACTATCCCTTTTCCATTCCTGCGGGCGAGGTGCTGGCCGGGCTGGCCGCCGGCAACGCCGTGGTGCTGAAACCCTCCGAGTACACGGCGCTCACCGCAGTGGAACTGCGCGGCTTGCTGGCGCGGGCAGGCTTGCCGAAGAACCTGTTCCGGGTCGTGCTCGGCGACGGGGTCACGGGCGCGGCACTGGTGGAAGCGCCTGTGGACAAGATCTTCTTTACGGGCAGTGTTGCCACCGGCCGCCGGGTGGCCCAAGCCGCTGCCGCGCGGCTGATTCCGGTAGTCCTCGAACTGGGCGGCAAGGACGCCATGGTGGTTCTGGATGACGCCGATCTCGATGTGGCGTCGAGTGCCGCGGTGTGGGGCGCTTTCGTAAACGCCGGCCAGACATGCCTCTCGGTGGAGCGTTGCTATGTGCAGCGACGGCAGTACGAGCACTTCCTGGAGCTTTGCCTGGCCAAGACGCAACGGCTGCGAATAGGAAACGGGATGCATCGTGCTACCGACGTCGGTCCGCTCATCCATGAAGGTCAACTGCGCATAGTGGAGGAACATGTGGCCGAGGCCCGCCTGCATGGAGCACGCATCCTGACGGGCGGTCATCGCCTGCCTGACCTGGGGGCAAACTTCTATGCTCCTACGCTGCTGGCCAACGTGGACCACTCCATGCAAATCATGCGCGATGAGACCTTCGGTCCCGCGCTGCCGGTGATGCCGTTCGAGGACGAAGAGGAGGTAGTGCGTCTGGCGAACGACAGTGAGTTCGGGCTCTCGGCCAGCGTTTGGACCGGCGATTCGGCGCGTGGCGAGAAGCTGGCGGCACGCCTCGATGCTGGCACGGTGATGATCAACGATGTGGTGAGCTGCTTCGGCATCAGCGAAGCACCCCATGGCGGCGTGAAGTCGAGCGGCCTGGGCCGCACCCGCGGACGCCTGGGCCTGGAAGAGATGGTGCGTGCCAAGTACATCGACTCGGACCGCCTGCCCTACACGAAAAAGGTGTGGTGGTACGGCTATGGGCCTGAGTTCGGTCCCCAGATGGAGGGCTTTGTGGACTTCCTGTTCGCACCTTCGCTGCTGCGCCGGGTGCGCGGCGGCTTGCGCTCCTTCGCCGCATTCTTCCGCGAAGGCAGGCTCTAGGCCGTCGGGCCGAAACTTGGCATAGCTGGGGACGCGGACAGTTCGAGTACAATTGAGCCGGAAAGCCCAGGACCGAAGCGCGCCGGTGAGCGTCGGGTGAGGCTCGCAGGCTCCGGCCGAGATTTCGGGAATCCCAGGAGAGGAAGAACCGGCCTTGTCCAGCACTGCGAACGCCACTGCCGAAACCACGGTTCCCCAACTTCCCCATCACAAGGTCAAGGTCAAGATCAAGCCCGGACAACGCTCTTGCAACGAGAAGAATGAGAAAGGCAAGCTGTGCGCCGGCCACCTGAAGCGCTGGTTCTACACCGCCGATGTGCGCGAGCAGGCATGCGGCGACGTGGAAAGGGCCCTGGGTCCGGATGCGGTCCTCTATCGCTGCGAACATTGCAAGACGCTTTATCTCCCTCACCCCGATGAGCCGCATGGCATCAACGTGGCCGGCGCCGGCCAGCTGTCGGTGTTTGGCCTGACGGTGCCGTCGAAGGAGAGCAAAGACAAGTAGTGAACCGCTCCGAACTCATCTACGACTGGAACCAGGTGGGGGGCGGCGAGCCGCAGCCCAAGGCGGCCGCGCTGCTCAACGACGAGTCTCTGCGCGACGGCCTACAGTCGCCTTCCGTCAAAGACCCGACGATCGCAGAGAAGATCGAGATACTTCACCTGATGGAGGCTCTGGGCATCCAGTCTCTTGACCTGGGCCTGCCCGGCGCGGGGCCGCGGGCGGTGGAGTCCGTCGAGCGGCTGGCGCGCGAGATCGTGAGCGCGAAGCTGAAGATCCGCGCAAACTGCGCCTGCCGTACGCACGAAAACGACATCCGGCCGGTCGCGGAAATCGTGCAACGGACCGGGCTGGACATCGAAGCTGCGACCTTCATCGGCTCCAGCCCCATCCGGCGCTACACCGAAGATTGGACCGACGACTTCCTGCTGCGCACCACCGAGCATGCGGTGAAGTACGCGGTATCTCTCGGCTTGCGTGTCATGTACGTGACCGAAGACACGACCCGCTGCGATCCCGAGACCCTCAAGCGGATGTACAGCACCGCCATTCGATGCGGGGCGCGTGCCATTGTGGTATGCGACACTGTGGGCCATGCCACTCCCGCGGGCGTGCACGCGCTCATCCGCTTCGTCTTGGACGAGGTGGTGAAGCCTGCAGGTGAGAAGATCCGTCTGGACTGGCACGGCCATAGCGACCGGGGCCTGGCGGTGGCCAACTCCCTGGCCGCACTGGCCGCCGGCGCCGACTGCGTGCATGCGTGTGCGATTGGGATCGGTGAGCGGGTGGGTAACACGCAGATGGACCAGATGCTGGTGAACCTGAAGCTGATGGGCGTCCCACCCTGGGACCAGCAGGACCTGAGCCGCCTCAAAGACTACTGCGAGGCGGTTTCGCGCGCCACCGGAGTACCTATCCCCAGGAACTACCCGGTGGTCGGAAGCGATGCCTTCCGCACCGCAACGGGTGTGCATGCGGCGGCGGTGATTAAGGCCTTCAAGAAGCAGGATGTCGTACTGGCCAACACGGTGTACTCCGGGGTCCCGGCCCACTATTTCGGATTGGGACAGACGATCGAAATCGGCCCCATGTCCGGGAAGTCCAACGTTCTATTCTGGCTCGACCATCACGGCATCACGCCCGGCGACGAGCTGGTAGAACGCATTCTGAAGCGCGCTAAGACCTCCGACCGTCTGCTGACCGAGGCGGAAATCCTGGAGTGCTGCCACGCGCCGGTTGCGGGGAGAGCGGAATAGCCCCATGCCTGGCCTTCGCGTTCCGCCCCCTGACTTTGGTACCGACCGGCTGGAGATGCGACTCGAGACCAGCTTCGCCGCCGACGTAGAGCAGATCGCTCCCATGGTGGAGCGCATCATGGCGATCGCCGGCGAGCTGCGCTTCCCCGAGGAAAAGCAAGCGGAGATTGGGCTTGCACTGCAGGAGGCGCTGGCTAACGCGGTCATCCACGGGTGCAAGCGGGACCGCTCGAAAACGGTGTACTGCTGGGTGGCGGCGGATCCCTCCGGGAATCTGGTGATCGTGGTGCGCGACTCTGGACCAGGGTTCGATCCAGCCGCGATACCCAAGCCCAACGTGGGCGAGCAGCTCTACGCCGACCACGGGCGCGGTATTTTCATGATCGGCCGACTGATGGATGAGGTCCGCTTTGCGCGTGAGGGCACCGAGTTGCACATGCGCAAGGACAACGCGCGCTGATCCTCGTCTTCGATGTATGCTGCCGACCGAACGAATGAGCCGGCATCCGCTCGCGACCGTACTGGTTCTAGGAGGCGCTCTACTGATGGCACCGGTCACTCCCTTGCGCTCCTCGGCTCGGGCCGCTTCACCGGCGCCTGCGATCCCGCGGCTGGCGGAACGCGCCGACGTGCGCGCTGCCCTGGCGTGGTTCCTTGATCATCGCGAAGAACTGTTGCAGATGCAGATGGACCTGGTGGGAATTGCCGCTCCTCCGCATGGTGAGCAGCAACGCGGCGAGTGGCTCCGCTCGCGGTTCGCGCAAATCGGGCTGGAGGACACCCAGATCGATCCCGTAGGCAACGTTCTGGGTTTGCTGAGGGGATCTTCCGAGGGCAAGCTGGTAGCCGTGACGGCCCATATCGACACGGTGTTTCCCGCCGATAGTCCCGTGGAAGTGCGCCGGGAAGGGAATCGACTGTACGGCCCGGGAATCTCGGATAACGGCGCCGGTGTCACCGCATTGCTGGCGCTGGCTTCGTCGCTGCGTGCAGCCGGTATCCGTCCCCAGCATGGCGTGCTGTTTGTAGGCAACGTCGGGGAAGAGGGCGAAGGAGATCTGCGGGGCATGCGGCACCTGTTCTCCGATCCACGCTGGAAAGACAGAATCGCTTACACCGTGGTGCTGGACGGCGCTTCCACCGACACCATCGTCACACAGGCATTGGGCAGCCGGCGGTTCGAGGTAACCGTGCGGGGGCCCGGCGGTCATTCCTGGAGCGACTTCGGGACGCCCAATCCCATTGTCATCCTTGCGCGCGCACTGGCGCGCTTCAGCGATACGCACCTACCGCGTGAGCCCAAGACCACACTCAACGTGGGGGTGATCAGCGGCGGCACTTCGGTGAACTCCATTCCCGAGTCGGCTTCGGCGCGCATCGACATCCGATCCGCCGATGTCGAAGAGATCGATCGACTGGACCGGGCCCTGCATGAGGCCGTGGCGGCCGAAGTCGGCCGGCGCGAGACTCGCGGGCACCGCCCGGACGCGCTGCTCAGCTATGAGATCAAAGTCATCGGCAGCCGCCCGGGCGCAGAACTTCCTGCGGATGCGCGGATCCTGCAGGTCATGCGCGCCGTGGATGCCTGGCTGGGCAACAGTTCCAGGCAGCACCGCGCCTCAACCGACGCCAACATCCCCTTATCGCTGGGACGCGAGGCCGTGAGCATCGGAGCCGGCGGCTCCGGCGGCGATGCCCACACCCTGCACGAGTGGTATGACTCCACCGGCCGTGAACTGGGATTGAAACGGGTTCTCCTGGCCACCTTGGCGCTCGCAGGGGTGAGTGAGTAGTCTGCCGCCGGGTGGCGCGCGCAGCGACCGGTCCGGGTGATTCTTGTCACGCCTGCACAAAGCCCATGTGCTGCTGGTGTTGGTGACGGTAGTCTGGGGCGCCAGCTTCGTGCTGGTGAAGGCCGCCCTGGCCGACGCCACGCCGCTGCTGTTGAACGCGTTGCGCATGGGCCTGGCTGCCGTCGTCCTTGCAATCTATTACCGTCATCAATGGGCCCGGCTTACACGACCCGTGGTTCGGGCCGGCCTTCCGGTCGGCGTCTTTCTCTTCCTCGGCTACGCTCTGCAAACCTGGGGGCTGAAGGAGACGACGCCATCCAAGTCCGCGTTCCTCACTGGGGTGTCGGTGGTTCTGGTGCCGGTTTTCATGGCCCTTTTTTGGGGACGCGTAGTCAAGCGATGGACTGGTGTGGGCGTGGCGCTCGCTCTGGTCGGACTGTATTTCCTTACGGTGCCCGCTGGAGCGCTGATGGAAGGGATAAACCTGGGTGACCTGCTCACTCTGGGCTGCGCCGTTGCATTCGCGTTCCAAATCATCTACCTGGGCAGGGCGACGCACCGCTACCCCTTTGAACTCATCGCCATCCTCCAGTTGACGGTGGCGGCAGCTCTGACAGCGTTGGCCGTTCCCGTGCTCGAGACGCCCAGGGTGATATGGTCGTCCCCGGTTCTGTGGGCGATTGCCGTGACCGGACTTGCGGGCACAGCGGCGGCCTTCAGCATTCAAGCCTGGGCACAGCAGTTCACACCGCCGACGCACACGGCGCTGATCTTCTCGCTGGAGCCGGTGTTCGCCGGCCTCATCTCTTTCATCTTCCTCGGCGAGCGGCTTGGGGGTCGGGGCCTGCTGGGGGCGGCCCTGATTCTGGGAGGTGTGCTTCTCTCGGAGCTTAAGGGGGGAGCGGCCGAGCCGGCAGTGCCCCCGGGAGTGCCGGCCGAGCAGGCGGAACTGGACGAAGCCTAGCGAGGTAACGCTTTGGCGGCAAGCTGCGTCTAATGCGATGGGGAGCGGTCGCGGGCACCGTCCAAGCGCCCGTCGCCGGAAGTCTATAATAGGGATTGGTAATCATTCGGAGGCAGGTCATGATTTCGGGTTCAGGTGGGTGGTTCGAGCGGCTGCGTAGCCGCCGCATGGCTTCACTGCTTACGGTGGTGGCCACGTTGGCGATCGGTATCCTGATGGGGACGTTGATCTCCTTCAGCGTGAAGGGCAAGGATGCTGATTCCGCCGGCGCAAGCCCCGCGCCGATCCAGATTCCGGCCCCGCAGCAGCTCTCCTCAGCCTTTGCTCAGATCGCCCGCGAGCTGGAACCTTCGGTGGTGAATATCAACACCGAATCCACGGTGCGGCCGACGCCGCGGCGCCGCCAGCCCGCGCCGCGAGGCCAAGACCCGTTTCAGGATTTCTTTGACCGCTTCTTTGGTGGACCAGACGGGAACGATTCCGACGGCGCTGGGGTTCGCGAGCGGTCCCTTGGGTCCGGGGTCATCGTCGATCCGAAGGGCTACATCGTCACCAACGCCCACGTGGTGGAACGCGCGGACCGCATCCGAGTGCGCCTGGCAAGCGATCCGCCGGGCGTTCCGGGACATGACGCCAAGGTCGTGGGGAGCGACCGCGAGACCGACTTGGCGGTGATCAAGATTGAGCCCAAGAGTCCGCTGCCGGCTGCCAAGCTGGGCAATTCCGAATCGGCCGTAGTGGGCGAGTGGGTGCTGGCCATCGGCAGTCCGTTTGGCCTTGAGCAGACGGTGACGGCGGGCATCATCTCCGCCAAGGGACGCAATATCGTGCCGTTACGGCAGTTCCAGTCGTTCATCCAGACCGACGCCGCCATCAATCCGGGCAACTCCGGCGGACCGCTGGTCAACATGCGGGGCGAGGTGATCGGCATCAACACCGCGATCTTCACGCAGTCCTATGGCTACCAGGGCGTGGGATTTGCCATGCCGGCAAATACCGTGGCTGAGGTATACAACCAGCTCATCAGCCCGGAGCACAAGGTCGTGCGGGGCTCGATCGGTGTCGTGTTCAACGCTGCACCCAACCCGGCCATCGCCCGGGTCTATGGAGTGCAGAGCGGCGTGATTATCACCGACGTGAGCGCGGGCGGTCCGGCAGAGCAGGCGGGCCTGCGCGTGGGTGACGCCATTGTCAGCGTGGACGGCAAGTCCATCTCGGGGGGTGACGAACTGGTGTCAGAGATTTCGGCGCGCCGTCCGGGCACGCAGGTGCGACTCGGCTATGTTCGCAACGGAAAGAAGGAAGAGGCCACCGTAACCATCGCGGATCGCGCCAAACTATTCAGCGACCGGCTGGGCGACCGCGACGAGGACTCCGACGACTCGCGGCCGACCGAGGCCCGGTTGGGGATCACCGTGCGTTCCATCAACCCGGAAATAGCGGATCGCCTCGGAACGGCACCGGGAAAGGGCGTAGTCATCCAGGACGTCCGTCGGGGCTCGTTCGGCGAGGACGTCGGGCTGGCGCCGCGCATGGTGCTCCTGGAGATCAACCGCCAGCCTGTCAACAGCGAAGAGGACTTCCGGCGTATCCAGGGCCAGCTCAAGAGCGGTCAGGACGTGGTTTTCCTGGTGAAAACCGGCCGCGATTCGCCGACCCTCTTCTTGGCTGGGACCCTGCCGTAACCCGGTTGTACAACACCTTTTGGGAGTGGCGTCTGAGCCCGCCTTGTGCGATTATCCCTGTGCCCCAAGCCTGGGGCAGAGTCCCGCTGCCCGGTCCGGCAGCGTCTTTGAGGTGCGGGTTTTGAGGCGGAAGACACTCAGCGGCCTGGTGGCAGGACTTTGCGTGCTGTTGCTGTGCTCCGTGCAAGCTCTGGGCGGTACTCCCGCGAAGTCCTCGAAGACCAGCGCCAAGCCGTCTGGAACCAAGTCGAAAGCCCATGTGGCCAGCACCAAGAAGAGGTCCACTTCCGGTAAGAAGCGCAGCCGCAGACGTGTTTCGTGGCGTCGCCGTGGCCAGCAGCAGATGCAGAGCGACCGGGTACGGGAGATTCAGGCAGCTCTCATACGCGAGAAATACCTGAAGGGTGAGCCTACGGGGCAGTGGGATGAGCCCTCCAAACAGGCCATGATGCGGTACCAGACCGATAACGGTTGGCAGACCCGGACCCTGCCGGATTCGCGTGCGCTCATCAAGCTGGGCCTTGGACCGAAACATGCGAGCCTGGTGAACACGCCGAGCGGTCCGCTGCCCAGCGGCGGAAGCGACGAGTCCGGACCCGGCGGGCCTCAGTCCCCCCAGCCCTAGCGGCCAGGACCGTCAGCGCTGTCCAGTACCTGCCGCACCTTGCGCATCAGCGCTTCCGTGCTGAACGGCTTCTGCAGGAATTCCGTCCCCGCCGCGAGTACGCCGTGATGGCCGATGGCATCGTCGGTGTAGCCGGACATATAAAGCACCTTCAGTTGGGGCCGCAAGGGCGAGAGTTGCGCCGCAAGCTCGGGTCCGCTCATCTGCTCGAGAATGACGTCGGTCAGAAGCAGGTGGATCGCCCCTTCGGTGCGCTCGCTGAGCAAGAGTGCTTCGCGGCCGTGGCGCGCCTCCAGCACGCGATAACCGTGGCGATCCAGGACGTGCCGCACCAGGGAGCGGACGCCTTCTTCGTCCTCCACCAGCAAGACAGTTTCGCTTCCGTGATAGCGCTCCGGCGCCGCCGGCTGCGGAGTGCCGCTGGGCGCGGGTTCATCCACCCGCGGCAGGTAGACCTTTACGGATGTGCCCTGCTCCGGCTCGCTGTAGACCCAGATGTAACCCTCGCTCTGTTTGACGATGCCATAGACCGTGGCCAGGCCGAGTCCGGTGCCCTTGCCTTTTTCCTTGGTGGTGAAAAAGGGCTCGAAGACGCGGGCGCGCGTTTCCTCGTCCATACCCACGCCGGTGTCGCTTACGGCCAGCATGACGTACGAACCCGGCCGAACAGAAGGATGCTCGTGGGCATAAGCGGAATCCAACTCCACGTTGGCGGTCTCAATGACGAGCTTGCCGCCGCGCGGCATAGCGTCGCGCGAGTTGACGGCCAGATTCATGACTACTTGTTCGATTTGACCGGGATCGGCGCGTACGTGTCCCAGGTCGGAGGTTAAGTGCGCATAGAGTGCAATGTCTTCGCCCAGGAGACGGCGCAATAGCTGTTCAATGGAACCCACCACAGTATTCAGGTCCAGGACTTTCGGTTCCAAGACCTGCTGGCGGCTGAAGGCCAGCAACTGCCGGGTGAGGGAAGTGGCGCGCTCCGCCGCCTTGCCGATCTCGTCCAGTTCGGCGCGCATGGGGGTGTCGCCTTCGACCCGTTCGAGCAGCAGTTCGGTGTAACCCTGGATCACGGTGAGCAGATTGTTGAAGTCGTGGGCAATGCCGCCGGCCAGGCGGCCCACGGCCTCCATCTTCTGCGACTGGCGAAGCTGTTCTTCGAGCGCGCGGCGTTCGGTGACGTTTTCGGCAAACATCTCGAAAACGCGAAGACCTGCCGGACCGACGGGGACAGCGCGCCCGTTCAACCGTACGGTGATGGCCCGACCGTCCTTGCAC
This window of the Terriglobales bacterium genome carries:
- a CDS encoding peptidoglycan-binding domain-containing protein yields the protein MRRKTLSGLVAGLCVLLLCSVQALGGTPAKSSKTSAKPSGTKSKAHVASTKKRSTSGKKRSRRRVSWRRRGQQQMQSDRVREIQAALIREKYLKGEPTGQWDEPSKQAMMRYQTDNGWQTRTLPDSRALIKLGLGPKHASLVNTPSGPLPSGGSDESGPGGPQSPQP
- a CDS encoding Do family serine endopeptidase; its protein translation is MISGSGGWFERLRSRRMASLLTVVATLAIGILMGTLISFSVKGKDADSAGASPAPIQIPAPQQLSSAFAQIARELEPSVVNINTESTVRPTPRRRQPAPRGQDPFQDFFDRFFGGPDGNDSDGAGVRERSLGSGVIVDPKGYIVTNAHVVERADRIRVRLASDPPGVPGHDAKVVGSDRETDLAVIKIEPKSPLPAAKLGNSESAVVGEWVLAIGSPFGLEQTVTAGIISAKGRNIVPLRQFQSFIQTDAAINPGNSGGPLVNMRGEVIGINTAIFTQSYGYQGVGFAMPANTVAEVYNQLISPEHKVVRGSIGVVFNAAPNPAIARVYGVQSGVIITDVSAGGPAEQAGLRVGDAIVSVDGKSISGGDELVSEISARRPGTQVRLGYVRNGKKEEATVTIADRAKLFSDRLGDRDEDSDDSRPTEARLGITVRSINPEIADRLGTAPGKGVVIQDVRRGSFGEDVGLAPRMVLLEINRQPVNSEEDFRRIQGQLKSGQDVVFLVKTGRDSPTLFLAGTLP
- a CDS encoding M20/M25/M40 family metallo-hydrolase; this translates as MAPVTPLRSSARAASPAPAIPRLAERADVRAALAWFLDHREELLQMQMDLVGIAAPPHGEQQRGEWLRSRFAQIGLEDTQIDPVGNVLGLLRGSSEGKLVAVTAHIDTVFPADSPVEVRREGNRLYGPGISDNGAGVTALLALASSLRAAGIRPQHGVLFVGNVGEEGEGDLRGMRHLFSDPRWKDRIAYTVVLDGASTDTIVTQALGSRRFEVTVRGPGGHSWSDFGTPNPIVILARALARFSDTHLPREPKTTLNVGVISGGTSVNSIPESASARIDIRSADVEEIDRLDRALHEAVAAEVGRRETRGHRPDALLSYEIKVIGSRPGAELPADARILQVMRAVDAWLGNSSRQHRASTDANIPLSLGREAVSIGAGGSGGDAHTLHEWYDSTGRELGLKRVLLATLALAGVSE
- a CDS encoding DMT family transporter, which encodes MSRLHKAHVLLVLVTVVWGASFVLVKAALADATPLLLNALRMGLAAVVLAIYYRHQWARLTRPVVRAGLPVGVFLFLGYALQTWGLKETTPSKSAFLTGVSVVLVPVFMALFWGRVVKRWTGVGVALALVGLYFLTVPAGALMEGINLGDLLTLGCAVAFAFQIIYLGRATHRYPFELIAILQLTVAAALTALAVPVLETPRVIWSSPVLWAIAVTGLAGTAAAFSIQAWAQQFTPPTHTALIFSLEPVFAGLISFIFLGERLGGRGLLGAALILGGVLLSELKGGAAEPAVPPGVPAEQAELDEA